One stretch of Actinacidiphila sp. DG2A-62 DNA includes these proteins:
- a CDS encoding glycoside hydrolase family 15 protein: MEWHVAGRIEDYALIGDMQTAALVCIDGTVDWLCLPRFDSPAVFAGLLGTDEHGFWRIGPADPEDGEPPAATRRRYRGDSLVLESEWDTWRGTVRVIDFMPPRDGAPQLIRIVEGVSGRVPMRSVLRMRFSYGQIVPWVQQVGDRTVAVAGPDSVWLDTDVETYGEDLTTYSDFTVSPGDRLCFTISWEPSHKPQPALPDPEGSLSATEDFWREWVEQCTYSGPYREAVIRSLITLKALTYGPTGGIVAAPTTSLPEDIGGVRNWDYRFTWLRDAAITLSSLLRTGYRDEARAWREWLLRAVAGDPENLQIMYGIAGERELGENELHWLPGYENSAPVRIGNGAAHQLQLDVYGEVTEALHLGHMTGLTRNDYASVLQLKLIRYLEKHWNEPDEGIWEVRGPRRHFVHSKVMAWVAVDRTVKLIESGEVDGPLERFRELRDEIHYDVCEKGYDRERNTFTQSYGSRELDASLLLIPQMGFLPPDDKRVIGTIEAIQRELSTEDGFVLRYPTSPADSDGGQNLDGLPGDEGAFLACSFWLADDLAMIGRVEEARRLFEKLLALRNDLGLLAEEWDPRRQRQVGNFPQAFSHVPLIDTALRLTAAGAFRA, from the coding sequence CTGGAGTGGCACGTGGCAGGGCGTATCGAGGACTACGCACTCATCGGCGACATGCAGACCGCCGCACTGGTCTGCATCGACGGCACGGTCGACTGGCTGTGCCTGCCGAGGTTCGACTCGCCCGCGGTCTTCGCGGGACTGCTCGGCACCGACGAGCACGGCTTCTGGCGGATCGGGCCCGCCGACCCCGAGGACGGCGAGCCGCCGGCCGCGACGCGCCGCCGCTACCGCGGGGACTCACTGGTCCTGGAGTCGGAGTGGGACACCTGGCGCGGCACGGTCCGGGTGATCGACTTCATGCCGCCGCGCGACGGCGCGCCCCAGCTGATCCGCATCGTGGAGGGCGTCAGCGGCCGGGTCCCGATGCGCTCGGTGCTGCGGATGCGGTTCTCCTACGGGCAGATCGTGCCGTGGGTGCAGCAGGTCGGCGACCGTACGGTCGCGGTGGCCGGTCCCGACTCGGTCTGGCTGGACACCGATGTCGAGACCTACGGCGAGGACCTCACGACGTACAGCGACTTCACCGTCTCGCCCGGCGACCGGCTGTGTTTCACCATCAGCTGGGAGCCCTCCCACAAGCCGCAGCCGGCGCTGCCGGACCCCGAGGGCTCGCTGAGCGCGACCGAGGACTTCTGGCGCGAGTGGGTCGAGCAGTGCACCTACAGCGGGCCCTACCGTGAGGCGGTGATCCGCTCGCTGATCACGCTCAAGGCGCTGACGTACGGCCCGACCGGCGGGATCGTCGCCGCGCCGACCACCTCGCTGCCCGAGGACATCGGCGGGGTGCGCAACTGGGACTACCGCTTCACCTGGCTGCGCGACGCGGCGATCACGCTGTCCTCGCTGCTGCGCACCGGCTACCGCGACGAGGCGCGGGCCTGGCGGGAGTGGCTGCTGCGCGCGGTGGCCGGCGACCCGGAGAACCTGCAGATCATGTACGGCATCGCGGGCGAGCGCGAGCTGGGCGAGAACGAGCTGCACTGGCTGCCCGGCTACGAGAACTCCGCGCCGGTGCGGATCGGCAACGGCGCCGCCCACCAGCTCCAGCTGGACGTGTACGGCGAGGTCACCGAGGCGCTGCACCTGGGCCACATGACCGGCCTGACCCGCAACGACTACGCGAGCGTGCTCCAGCTGAAGCTGATCCGCTACCTGGAGAAGCACTGGAACGAGCCGGACGAGGGCATCTGGGAGGTGCGCGGACCGCGCCGCCACTTCGTGCACTCCAAGGTGATGGCGTGGGTCGCGGTCGACCGCACGGTGAAGCTGATCGAGTCCGGCGAGGTGGACGGGCCGCTGGAACGGTTCCGCGAGCTGCGCGACGAGATCCACTACGACGTGTGCGAGAAGGGCTACGACCGGGAGCGCAACACCTTCACGCAGTCCTACGGCTCCAGGGAGCTGGACGCCTCGCTGCTGCTGATCCCCCAGATGGGCTTCCTGCCGCCGGACGACAAGCGGGTGATCGGCACGATCGAGGCGATCCAGCGCGAGCTGTCCACCGAGGACGGCTTCGTGCTGCGCTACCCGACCTCGCCCGCGGACTCCGACGGCGGCCAGAACCTCGACGGGCTGCCCGGCGACGAAGGCGCCTTCCTGGCCTGCTCATTCTGGCTCGCCGACGACCTGGCGATGATCGGCCGGGTCGAGGAGGCGCGGCGGCTGTTCGAGAAGCTCCTGGCGCTGCGCAACGACCTCGGCCTGCTCGCCGAGGAGTGGGACCCGCGCCGGCAGCGCCAGGTCGGCAACTTCCCGCAGGCGTTCAGCCATGTGCCGCTGATCGACACCGCGTTGCGGCTGACGGCGGCGGGGGCGTTCCGGGCGTAG
- a CDS encoding SDR family oxidoreductase, translating to MVDSRFTTHAELFDLRGKRALVTGGTRGIGMMIARGLLQAGARVVISSRDARACARAQEELSAFGEVRAVPADLSRHDECRRLSDLVTAGSERLDILVNNAGAMWDEPLETFPDEAWDTVVDLNLKSPFWLVQELLPALRAAGTADDPARVVNIGSIAAIHIPHRPNYSYSSSKAALHQLTRVLARELGPQHITVNAVAPGPFPSAMMAATLDELGDAIAAAAPLRRIGRDDDMAGVAVFLAGRAGAYLTGAVIPVDGGIATTA from the coding sequence GTGGTAGACAGCCGATTCACGACGCACGCGGAGCTTTTCGACCTGCGGGGAAAGCGCGCGCTCGTCACCGGTGGCACCCGGGGCATCGGGATGATGATCGCGCGCGGCCTCCTCCAGGCGGGCGCGCGCGTGGTCATCAGCTCGCGCGACGCGCGGGCCTGCGCTCGGGCGCAGGAAGAGCTGTCCGCGTTCGGCGAGGTGCGGGCCGTTCCCGCCGACCTGTCCCGCCACGACGAGTGCCGACGGCTGTCCGACCTGGTCACCGCCGGCTCCGAGCGGCTCGACATCCTCGTCAACAACGCGGGCGCCATGTGGGACGAGCCCCTGGAGACGTTCCCCGACGAAGCCTGGGACACGGTCGTCGACCTCAACCTGAAGTCCCCGTTCTGGCTGGTCCAGGAGCTGCTGCCGGCGCTCCGCGCGGCCGGCACCGCCGACGACCCCGCGCGGGTCGTCAACATCGGCAGCATCGCCGCCATCCACATTCCCCACCGGCCCAACTACTCCTACTCCAGCAGCAAGGCCGCGCTGCACCAGCTCACCAGAGTGCTCGCCCGAGAGCTGGGGCCGCAGCACATCACCGTGAACGCCGTGGCGCCGGGGCCGTTCCCGTCGGCGATGATGGCCGCGACCCTCGACGAACTCGGCGACGCGATCGCGGCCGCCGCCCCGCTGCGCCGGATCGGCCGCGACGACGACATGGCGGGTGTCGCGGTGTTCCTCGCCGGCCGGGCGGGCGCCTACCTGACCGGCGCCGTGATCCCGGTCGACGGCGGCATCGCCACCACCGCGTAG
- a CDS encoding glycosyltransferase family 4 protein → MGTTAAAHAGSLVRGLAARGVEVTVCGPAAMEREIRFTDAGARFLPVEIGGGGASDAAAVTALRAACAGAGAVHAHGLRPAVLAALALGGRRTPLVVGWVGTESGAAPGPRGLGLRWMERRALRAASVVLGVSSELVDRARAYGARDVRLAPPALPRPAPRPPRPPAEGERQRQKTRAEFGAVDRPLLLAVGRLEPHKGYDLLLDAAARWAVHDPAPLVAVAGEGSRRAALERRIEAGRLPVLLLGRRDDVPELLTAADLVLLPSRWEARALIAQEALHAGVPLVATDVGGMRELVGEAAVLVPSGDAEAFAGAVTALLADPARRTALAVAGRAQAATWPTEDDAVAQVLSVYDEITRR, encoded by the coding sequence ATGGGCACGACGGCCGCCGCCCATGCCGGCTCGCTCGTCCGCGGGCTGGCGGCGCGGGGCGTGGAGGTCACGGTGTGCGGGCCGGCCGCGATGGAGCGCGAGATCCGGTTCACCGACGCGGGCGCGCGCTTCCTGCCGGTCGAGATCGGCGGCGGCGGCGCCTCGGACGCCGCCGCGGTGACCGCGCTGCGCGCCGCCTGCGCCGGCGCCGGGGCGGTGCACGCGCACGGCCTGCGGCCCGCGGTGCTCGCCGCGCTGGCGCTGGGCGGCCGCCGCACCCCGCTCGTCGTCGGCTGGGTCGGCACCGAGTCCGGCGCGGCGCCCGGCCCCCGCGGGCTCGGGCTGCGCTGGATGGAACGGCGGGCGCTGCGCGCCGCGTCCGTCGTGCTCGGCGTGTCCTCCGAACTGGTGGACCGGGCACGGGCGTACGGGGCCCGCGACGTCCGGCTCGCACCGCCCGCGCTGCCGCGCCCGGCGCCCAGGCCGCCGCGCCCGCCCGCCGAAGGGGAGCGGCAGCGGCAGAAGACGCGGGCCGAATTCGGCGCGGTGGACCGCCCGTTGCTGCTCGCGGTGGGCCGGCTCGAACCGCACAAGGGCTACGACCTGCTGCTCGACGCCGCCGCGCGCTGGGCCGTGCACGACCCGGCCCCGCTGGTCGCCGTCGCCGGCGAGGGGTCGCGGCGGGCCGCGCTGGAACGCCGGATCGAGGCCGGACGGCTGCCGGTGCTGCTGCTCGGCCGCCGCGACGACGTGCCCGAACTGCTCACCGCGGCCGACCTCGTGCTGCTGCCCAGCCGCTGGGAGGCCCGCGCGCTGATCGCCCAGGAGGCGCTGCACGCGGGGGTGCCGCTGGTGGCCACCGACGTCGGCGGCATGCGCGAACTCGTCGGCGAGGCCGCGGTGCTGGTGCCCTCCGGCGACGCGGAGGCGTTCGCCGGCGCCGTCACCGCGCTGCTCGCCGACCCCGCGCGGCGCACCGCACTCGCCGTGGCCGGCCGCGCCCAGGCGGCGACCTGGCCCACCGAGGACGACGCGGTCGCCCAAGTCCTCAGCGTCTACGACGAGATCACCCGCCGCTGA
- the recN gene encoding DNA repair protein RecN codes for MVVPVLEEMRIRSLGVIEDAVVELSPGFTAVTGETGAGKTMVVTSLGLLLGGRADPALVRIGADKAVVEGRISLRPDARAAVRAEEAGAELEDGELLISRTVSAEGRSRAHVGGRSVPVGLLGELADDLVAVHGQTDQQGLLRPARQREALDRYAGDAVAAPLVKYGSAYRRLREVAAELEELTTRARERAQEADLLRFGLEEVSAAQPQPGEDAELAAEAERLGHAEALASAATVGHAALAGNPEDPEGVDAGTLVAAAQRALDAVSAHDPVLASLAARLGEVGILLGDIAGELAGYADNLDADPLRLAAVEERRAVLAHLVRKYGEPGAVGHAEGGGIDAVLAWAETSASRLAELEGDDDRIGELTAERDALRAELSALAQTLSDARAEAADRFGAAVTEELAELAMPHARVTVELRQTEAPDAEHGVDVGGRAVVFGPTGADEVELLLAPHPGAAPRPIAKGASGGELSRVMLAVEVVFAGSDPVPTYLFDEVDAGVGGKAAVEVGRRLARLARTAQVVVVTHLPQVAAFADRQLLVEKRNDGSVTRSGVTVLEGEERVRELSRMLAGLEDSELGRAHAEELLAAAKAAR; via the coding sequence ATGGTCGTACCCGTGTTGGAGGAAATGCGGATCCGGTCGCTGGGAGTCATCGAGGACGCCGTGGTGGAGCTGTCGCCCGGCTTCACGGCGGTGACCGGCGAGACCGGCGCGGGCAAGACCATGGTCGTCACCAGCCTGGGCCTGCTGCTGGGCGGGCGGGCCGACCCGGCGCTGGTGCGGATCGGTGCGGACAAGGCGGTCGTCGAGGGCCGGATCTCGCTGCGGCCGGACGCGCGCGCCGCGGTGCGCGCCGAGGAGGCCGGCGCGGAGCTGGAGGACGGCGAGCTGCTGATCAGCCGTACGGTGTCGGCCGAGGGCCGGTCCCGGGCCCACGTCGGCGGGCGTTCCGTGCCGGTCGGGCTGCTCGGCGAGCTGGCCGACGACCTGGTGGCCGTGCACGGCCAGACCGACCAGCAGGGTCTGCTGCGCCCGGCCCGGCAGCGCGAGGCCCTCGACCGCTACGCCGGTGACGCGGTGGCCGCGCCGCTGGTGAAGTACGGCTCCGCCTACCGCCGGCTGCGGGAGGTCGCGGCCGAGCTGGAGGAGCTGACCACGCGGGCCCGCGAGCGCGCCCAGGAGGCGGACCTGCTGCGGTTCGGCCTGGAGGAGGTCTCCGCCGCGCAGCCGCAGCCCGGCGAGGACGCGGAACTGGCCGCGGAGGCCGAGCGGCTCGGCCACGCCGAGGCGCTCGCCTCGGCCGCCACGGTCGGCCACGCCGCGCTGGCCGGCAACCCCGAGGACCCCGAGGGCGTCGACGCCGGCACGCTGGTCGCCGCCGCGCAGCGCGCGCTCGACGCGGTCAGCGCGCACGACCCGGTGCTGGCCTCGCTCGCCGCGCGGCTCGGCGAGGTCGGCATCCTGCTCGGCGACATCGCCGGCGAACTCGCCGGGTACGCCGACAACCTCGACGCGGACCCGTTGCGGCTGGCCGCGGTCGAGGAGCGCCGCGCGGTGCTGGCGCACCTGGTCCGCAAGTACGGCGAGCCCGGCGCGGTGGGGCACGCCGAGGGCGGCGGCATCGACGCGGTGCTCGCCTGGGCCGAGACCTCCGCGTCGCGCCTGGCCGAGCTGGAGGGCGACGACGACCGGATCGGCGAGCTGACCGCGGAGCGCGACGCGCTGCGCGCCGAGCTAAGCGCCCTCGCCCAGACGCTGAGCGACGCCCGGGCCGAGGCCGCCGACCGCTTCGGCGCCGCGGTCACCGAGGAGCTGGCCGAGCTCGCCATGCCGCACGCCCGGGTCACCGTCGAGCTGCGGCAGACCGAGGCGCCGGACGCCGAGCACGGCGTCGACGTCGGCGGGCGGGCGGTGGTCTTCGGGCCGACCGGCGCGGACGAGGTCGAGCTGCTGCTCGCGCCGCACCCCGGCGCCGCGCCCCGGCCGATCGCCAAGGGCGCGTCCGGCGGCGAGCTGTCCCGGGTGATGCTGGCCGTCGAGGTGGTCTTCGCCGGCTCCGACCCGGTGCCCACCTACCTTTTCGACGAGGTCGACGCCGGGGTCGGCGGCAAGGCCGCGGTCGAGGTCGGCCGGCGCCTGGCCCGGCTGGCGCGCACCGCGCAGGTCGTCGTGGTCACCCACCTCCCGCAGGTGGCGGCGTTCGCCGACCGCCAACTGCTGGTCGAGAAGCGCAACGACGGCTCGGTCACCCGCAGCGGTGTCACCGTGCTGGAGGGCGAGGAGCGCGTCCGCGAGCTGTCGCGCATGCTCGCCGGCCTGGAGGACTCCGAACTGGGCCGCGCCCACGCCGAAGAACTCCTCGCCGCGGCCAAGGCCGCCCGCTGA
- a CDS encoding NAD kinase, with amino-acid sequence MTETSPARDRTVFLLTHTGRDAAVRSAERVVHGLLGNGIGVRLQEDEAVDLTLTDAVELIAEIGPGAVQGCELIIVLGGDGTLLRGAEFARASGVPMLGVNLGRVGFLAEAERDDLDKVVDRVVSRAYEVEERMTLDVLVRVDGHIVHTDWAMNEASVEKASRERLLEVVTEVDGRPVSAFGGDGVVCATPTGSTAYAFSAGGPVVWPEVEALLMVPISAHALFAKPLVTSPRSVLAVEVQQHSQHGVLWCDGRRTVELAPGARVEVRRGAVPVRLARLHHASFTDRLVAKFALPVAGWRGAAR; translated from the coding sequence GTGACCGAGACCAGTCCAGCGCGGGACCGCACGGTCTTCCTGCTCACCCACACCGGCCGCGACGCCGCGGTCCGCAGTGCAGAACGCGTGGTGCACGGGCTGCTCGGCAACGGCATCGGCGTGCGGCTGCAGGAGGACGAGGCGGTCGACCTGACGCTCACCGACGCCGTCGAACTGATCGCCGAGATCGGCCCGGGCGCGGTCCAGGGCTGCGAGCTGATCATCGTGCTGGGCGGCGACGGCACGCTGCTGCGCGGCGCGGAGTTCGCCCGCGCCTCCGGCGTGCCGATGCTCGGCGTCAACCTCGGCCGGGTCGGCTTCCTCGCCGAGGCCGAGCGCGACGACCTGGACAAGGTCGTGGACCGCGTGGTCAGCCGCGCGTACGAGGTCGAGGAGCGGATGACCCTCGACGTGCTGGTCCGCGTCGACGGGCACATCGTGCACACCGACTGGGCGATGAACGAGGCGTCGGTGGAGAAGGCGTCGCGTGAACGCCTGCTGGAGGTCGTCACCGAGGTCGACGGCCGCCCGGTCTCCGCGTTCGGCGGCGACGGCGTGGTGTGCGCGACACCGACCGGCTCCACCGCGTACGCCTTCTCGGCCGGCGGCCCAGTGGTGTGGCCCGAGGTCGAGGCGCTGCTGATGGTGCCGATCAGCGCGCACGCGCTGTTCGCCAAGCCGCTGGTGACCTCGCCGCGCTCGGTGCTCGCGGTCGAGGTGCAGCAGCACAGCCAGCACGGCGTGCTGTGGTGCGACGGCCGCAGGACGGTCGAGCTGGCCCCCGGCGCGCGGGTCGAGGTCAGGCGCGGCGCGGTGCCGGTGCGGCTGGCCCGGCTGCACCACGCGTCGTTCACCGACCGGCTGGTGGCGAAGTTCGCGCTGCCGGTCGCGGGGTGGCGCGGGGCGGCGCGCTGA
- a CDS encoding TlyA family RNA methyltransferase, whose translation MPRRRLDAELVRRNLARSREHASQLIAAGRVTVGGATATKAATQVETSAALVVARDADEPDYVSRGGHKLAGAFAAFVPRGLVVEGRRALDAGASTGGFTDVLLRAGAAEVVAVDVGYGQLAWSLRSDARVTVKDRTNVRELTPEDIDGRLAELIVGDLSFIPLGLVLPALVRCATPDADLVLMVKPQFEVGRERLGSGGVVRSTKLRAESVLNVARQAGGLGLGVLGVTASPLPGPSGNVEYFLWLRAGAPAPDPADIDRAVAEGPR comes from the coding sequence GTGCCACGACGCCGACTCGACGCCGAGCTGGTGCGCCGTAACCTCGCGCGCTCACGCGAGCACGCGAGCCAACTGATCGCCGCCGGGCGGGTCACGGTGGGCGGGGCCACCGCGACCAAGGCGGCCACCCAGGTCGAGACCAGCGCGGCGCTGGTCGTCGCGCGGGACGCCGACGAACCCGACTACGTCTCGCGCGGCGGCCACAAACTGGCCGGCGCGTTCGCGGCGTTCGTGCCCCGCGGCCTGGTCGTCGAGGGCCGCAGGGCGCTCGACGCGGGCGCGTCCACCGGCGGCTTCACCGATGTGCTGCTGCGCGCGGGCGCCGCCGAGGTCGTCGCCGTCGACGTCGGCTACGGCCAGCTCGCCTGGTCGCTGCGCAGCGACGCGCGGGTCACCGTCAAGGACCGCACGAACGTACGCGAGTTGACGCCCGAGGACATCGACGGGCGGCTCGCCGAGCTGATCGTGGGCGACCTGTCGTTCATCCCGCTCGGCCTGGTGCTGCCCGCCCTGGTGCGCTGCGCGACACCCGACGCCGACCTGGTGCTGATGGTCAAACCGCAGTTCGAGGTCGGCCGGGAGCGGCTGGGCAGCGGCGGCGTGGTGCGCAGCACGAAACTGCGCGCCGAGAGCGTGCTGAACGTCGCCCGCCAGGCCGGCGGCCTCGGCCTCGGCGTGCTCGGCGTCACCGCCAGCCCGCTGCCCGGGCCGTCGGGGAACGTGGAGTATTTCCTGTGGCTGCGTGCCGGCGCCCCCGCGCCGGACCCGGCCGACATCGACCGTGCTGTGGCGGAGGGCCCCCGGTGA
- a CDS encoding histone has translation MRDALRTCLQIAGGLTEATRRRTVDAARDLLDQAGIDVAAVQQRIGSAVPAEVQALADELMATGRANRDLLLGIVRDEVDKAMSRMGRIADEVTKVGVVLETLERRVRNLESPDPAAPAPPPAAPKPAPPVQRVRVEPEPEPESAPQPDVASAAERPAAARKTALAKKAAAARKTATPAKKAAPAKSAAPAKKAAAKRAVAKKAVAKKTAAKKAPATSATTVQAAAANKAAPTTRAAATRKATAAKKAPVKKATPAKQAAATKTATAKKTATAENAAPAKKAAAKKAAAKKSATATPPAPNTPPAPSTGSGDE, from the coding sequence ATGCGGGACGCGCTGCGTACCTGTCTGCAGATCGCGGGCGGCCTGACCGAGGCCACCAGGCGCCGTACGGTCGACGCGGCCAGGGACCTGCTGGACCAGGCGGGGATCGACGTCGCCGCGGTGCAGCAGCGGATCGGTTCGGCCGTCCCGGCGGAGGTGCAGGCGCTGGCGGACGAGCTGATGGCCACCGGGCGGGCCAACCGCGACCTGCTGCTCGGCATCGTCCGCGACGAGGTCGACAAGGCGATGAGCCGGATGGGCCGGATCGCCGACGAGGTCACCAAGGTGGGCGTCGTGCTGGAGACGCTGGAGCGCCGGGTGCGCAACCTGGAGTCGCCCGACCCGGCCGCACCGGCTCCGCCGCCCGCCGCGCCGAAGCCCGCGCCGCCGGTCCAACGCGTCCGCGTCGAGCCGGAGCCGGAGCCGGAATCCGCGCCGCAGCCCGATGTCGCGTCGGCCGCCGAGCGGCCGGCGGCCGCGAGGAAGACCGCACTCGCCAAGAAGGCGGCTGCCGCGCGGAAGACCGCGACTCCCGCGAAGAAGGCCGCGCCCGCGAAGAGCGCCGCCCCCGCGAAGAAGGCCGCGGCCAAGAGGGCCGTCGCGAAGAAGGCCGTCGCGAAGAAGACCGCTGCGAAGAAGGCCCCGGCCACGAGCGCCACGACCGTGCAGGCCGCCGCGGCGAACAAGGCCGCCCCGACCACGCGGGCCGCCGCCACGCGGAAGGCGACCGCCGCGAAGAAGGCGCCGGTGAAGAAGGCCACGCCGGCCAAGCAGGCGGCGGCTACGAAGACGGCGACCGCGAAGAAGACGGCGACCGCCGAGAACGCCGCCCCGGCGAAGAAGGCCGCGGCCAAGAAGGCTGCCGCCAAGAAGTCCGCGACCGCCACCCCGCCCGCGCCGAACACCCCGCCCGCGCCGAGCACCGGGTCCGGCGATGAGTGA
- a CDS encoding SCP2 sterol-binding domain-containing protein: MATVEECRSALDRFAANLAGAEGSAKDAAALDRSLSCRITDLDVTFTGRLAGGRVRDVVTVRGEPAQKAQIRLSMKGDDLVAMVAGDLNFAKAWGTGRVKVQASLRDVLRLRSLL, translated from the coding sequence ATGGCCACCGTCGAGGAGTGCCGCAGCGCGCTCGACCGCTTCGCCGCGAACCTGGCGGGCGCCGAGGGCTCGGCGAAGGACGCGGCGGCGCTCGACCGCTCGCTGAGCTGCCGGATCACCGACCTGGACGTCACCTTCACGGGCCGCCTCGCGGGCGGGCGGGTGCGTGACGTGGTCACCGTCCGGGGTGAGCCGGCGCAGAAGGCGCAGATCCGGCTGTCCATGAAGGGCGACGACCTGGTGGCGATGGTGGCCGGCGACCTGAACTTCGCGAAGGCGTGGGGCACCGGCAGGGTCAAGGTGCAGGCGAGCCTGCGGGACGTCCTGCGGCTGCGCTCCCTCCTGTGA
- a CDS encoding ABC transporter ATP-binding protein, translated as MTRTTDQPAPAAESPTSGAAGAAAAAAPGPAGAHHRLAAESVTLAYDQRVIARELSVAIPDQSFTVVVGPNACGKSTLLRALARLLKPTAGRVLLDGRAIGSLPARTVARTLGLLPQSSVAPDGITVSGLVARGRYPHQGLLRQWSAEDERIVEESMAATGVSALADRYVDELSGGQRQRVWIAMALAQQTPLLLLDEPTTYLDIQHQIDVLDLCADLHEQRGRTLVAVLHDLNQAARYATHLIAMREGRIEAQGPPAEILTADLVERVFGVRCRVVEDPESGTPLVIPAARRGPRAPGAAAKEAGQDCAPGAAPGVTGGSAAAGRPAGSPAP; from the coding sequence ATGACCCGCACCACCGACCAGCCCGCGCCCGCGGCCGAGTCGCCGACGTCCGGCGCCGCGGGGGCGGCCGCAGCCGCCGCGCCCGGTCCCGCCGGCGCGCACCACCGGCTGGCCGCCGAGTCCGTGACCCTCGCGTACGACCAGCGCGTCATCGCCCGCGAGCTGTCGGTCGCGATACCCGACCAGTCGTTCACCGTCGTCGTGGGCCCCAACGCCTGCGGCAAGTCGACCCTGTTGCGCGCGCTGGCCCGGCTGCTCAAGCCCACCGCCGGCCGGGTGCTGCTGGACGGCCGGGCGATCGGGTCGCTGCCCGCCAGGACCGTCGCCCGCACGCTGGGCCTGCTGCCGCAGTCCTCGGTCGCCCCCGACGGCATCACCGTCTCCGGCCTCGTGGCCCGCGGCCGCTACCCGCACCAGGGCCTGCTGCGCCAGTGGTCGGCCGAGGACGAGCGGATCGTCGAGGAGTCGATGGCGGCGACCGGCGTCTCCGCGCTCGCCGATCGCTATGTCGACGAACTCTCCGGCGGCCAGCGGCAGCGCGTGTGGATCGCCATGGCGCTCGCCCAGCAGACCCCGCTGCTGCTGCTCGACGAGCCGACCACGTACCTCGACATCCAGCACCAGATCGACGTGCTCGACCTGTGCGCCGACCTGCACGAGCAGCGCGGCCGCACGCTGGTCGCGGTGCTGCACGACCTCAACCAGGCGGCGCGCTACGCCACCCACCTGATCGCCATGCGCGAGGGCCGGATCGAGGCGCAGGGCCCGCCGGCCGAGATCCTCACCGCCGACCTGGTCGAGCGCGTCTTCGGCGTGCGCTGCCGGGTCGTCGAGGACCCGGAGAGCGGTACGCCGCTGGTGATCCCGGCCGCGCGCCGCGGCCCGCGCGCTCCCGGCGCGGCGGCGAAGGAGGCCGGTCAGGACTGCGCGCCGGGAGCGGCTCCCGGCGTCACAGGAGGGAGCGCAGCCGCAGGACGTCCCGCAGGCTCGCCTGCACCTTGA
- a CDS encoding FecCD family ABC transporter permease: MSADSATSAGSAPDAVPVRGGTRALVLRRGALSIRGEWRVLVVCGALLLIALALAVVLIGTGDYRISPPDVVRSLTGHGDPGQDFVIRQLRLPRVVVALLVGAALGMAGAAFQTVSRNPLGSPDVIGFGQGSAAGALVVIVLLKGTSVQIAAGAVAGGLLTGLGVYLLAWKRGVHGYRLVLVGIGASAVLSAVNSYLLVKADFVDAARAVMWLTGSLDGRDWDQVWPLLIACAVLMPVLVLHGRALRVTEMGDDTARALGVRVERTRLVAVLAAVLLTASATAAAGPITFVALTAPQIARRLTKSPGVALVPSALTGSALLVAADYAAQRAFGSGGLPVGVATGVLGGGYLLWLLIAERRAGRI, from the coding sequence ATGTCCGCGGACTCCGCCACGTCCGCGGGCTCCGCGCCGGACGCCGTCCCGGTGCGCGGCGGGACGCGTGCCCTCGTGCTGCGCCGTGGCGCTTTGTCGATACGCGGCGAATGGCGCGTGCTCGTCGTCTGCGGCGCGCTGCTGCTGATCGCGCTCGCGCTCGCGGTCGTGCTGATCGGCACCGGCGACTACCGCATCAGCCCGCCGGACGTGGTGCGTTCGCTGACCGGGCACGGCGACCCCGGCCAGGACTTCGTGATCCGGCAACTGCGGCTGCCCAGGGTGGTGGTGGCGCTGCTGGTCGGCGCCGCGCTCGGCATGGCCGGCGCGGCCTTCCAGACGGTGTCGCGCAACCCGCTCGGCAGCCCCGACGTGATCGGCTTCGGCCAGGGGTCCGCGGCCGGCGCGCTCGTCGTGATCGTGCTGCTCAAGGGCACGTCGGTGCAGATCGCGGCCGGCGCCGTGGCCGGCGGCCTGCTCACCGGCCTCGGCGTCTATCTGCTGGCGTGGAAGCGCGGCGTGCACGGCTACCGGCTGGTCCTGGTCGGCATCGGAGCGTCCGCGGTGCTCTCGGCGGTCAACAGCTACCTGCTGGTCAAGGCGGACTTCGTGGACGCGGCCAGAGCCGTAATGTGGCTCACCGGATCGCTCGACGGCCGCGACTGGGACCAGGTGTGGCCGCTGCTGATCGCCTGCGCCGTGCTGATGCCGGTGCTGGTCCTGCACGGCAGGGCGCTGCGCGTCACCGAGATGGGCGACGACACCGCGCGGGCGCTCGGCGTCCGGGTCGAACGCACCCGGCTGGTCGCGGTGCTGGCCGCGGTGCTGCTGACCGCGTCCGCGACCGCCGCGGCCGGGCCGATCACCTTCGTCGCGCTCACCGCGCCGCAGATCGCCCGCCGGCTCACCAAGTCGCCGGGCGTGGCGCTGGTGCCGTCGGCCCTGACGGGCTCGGCGCTGCTGGTCGCCGCCGACTACGCGGCGCAGCGCGCCTTCGGGTCCGGCGGACTCCCGGTGGGCGTCGCCACCGGCGTCCTCGGCGGCGGATACCTGCTGTGGCTGCTCATCGCCGAACGCAGGGCGGGCCGGATATGA